The sequence CTAAAATGATCCAGATATAATACATATCAAATAGAGCATTAAATCTCAATAATCTAATAGTAatggtggctctgataccacttgttgggaaTTTTCAATAAACCATATACAAtaccaaatgagcaccaaaacacattacgtcagattatcaagaggttttaaggaatacctggatccatagaGCTTGATTAACACTCAGCGGAATCTAACAGTggtcacgaacaattggtttaatggccttcctcaaccaaatcaccttcttccttatgggaccttcattttctcttcagatggggagaagagaaactgtttgttgatttttggtatattggggaccataaccatgtcttatgttttaaacctattagggttcccattatcccctaatggacCAAACTGGTTTCTGCTCattaagcccatatcaattatCTGTTGGCAGTCTAATGGGCTCACTTAAatagatcactttatattgaacccatttaaatgtaaataactaatataaatgttataatataatatgtagcccatattaattaattaggaattataaaattcctaacataaTTTACAACaggttttataaaataatcgtCTTAATTTTGGAAAACATAAACGTGCCCTCCATACTTCTCCTTTTCGCAGTCTCGCACCCTCCCTCAATACTGAACCTTTCCTTTTTCTAGCCCTAGTCTCGTGCACTCAAGACCTCTTGCTTCTTGTTGAACCCTAGTCGCGTGCATGCAACACCCTGTCGTGAATCTCTTCCACATTGAACCAACCTCTTCGTCGAGTTGCTTCCGCTTCTTAAAgccctcaaagcctcactcatCTTCGTCTACACCTTCTTCCTTTCCTTCCTCCTGTTTATTCTCCCTCGCTGGCATCGCCTCTCCACCGTGGCTGGGCCACCTCCTTCGCCAAAGAAGCATTTGAGGCGACGATGGCTCGTGCGCGAGAAGGAGGACACGTGCCGCAAAATGGCGCTGGCGCATTTGAGCCTACTTTAAAAACCCACACAAACCTAACTCGTGGCTCTGCCATTTTTCGTAGCTGCTGTTCTTGCGCGTGAGCAAGCCTCAGGTAACTCTCAcctctcttctttctctttggtGCTTCATTGCAACGCTGCGTGCATTTCTCATTTTGGATCTTCATTTCCAAGACACTGCTCgttttattcttgttttgaatttcgTATCTTATTCCGCTTCTGAAACTGGATTATTCTTGTGGTTTTGTTCGTTGTTTTTCTGGATTCGTAATGCTTGGGATTTAATTAGAGGTAGATCTATCATATTTTCTGATGTTCTCTTTCCCTTGCTTATGGTTTTCGTCCATTTGGATGGTTTGAGTTGTTATTGTTTTGGAAGATGTAGGACTCTGAAAACTGCTTTGATTTTCTATACACTGTGTGATAATAATGATCTCACTGGGTTTATTTCACTTTGCAGCAACCTTCAATGTTGCTTCAAGAAGTTGGTGTTGTTGTGTCAGTGTTACTTGGTTTTGCACCTCCTTCCACCTTTTTTGCTGCCAGCTCATCCAAGGTTCTTGAAATCATTCATGATGTTTTGTTTTTGCTGGAAGTTAATGGAATCAACGGTCTCTGGCCTTGTATTAAATAGAATAATCAATTTCTATATTATGTTTTCTCTTTCATAAAAAGATAACAATAATGTATTATGAATGCAGCTCATGGAAAAATTGTCCAGGATAATCCAATGTTCGGAAATTCATTTTGGAGTACAAATTTAGATAAAGTTGCCATTGAATTTCCAGGTTAGGCTTGGAAAAGTTCatttccaaaaagaaagagaatataATGAAAATGGTGGTAGGCAATACCAatgatttcataattttttgtaagaGGCTTTTCATTttcgttgtttttttttatgcagaTGAAACTGATGTTTCTGTGGTTTCTTTGGATGAGCAACTGGAAGACTGGACTGACAAAGAAATTAgtgattttgttagttttgattTATATTATACATGTAGCTATTTCTGTATTATTTTACTATCATGTTATATGTGAAAATGactttttcattgttttcttagTCATCTTTGATAGGTGGGTCATATGCTCCTGATGCCCTTGAGCCATTAAATGGAGTGCTTACCATTCCATTGACAAATGGTGCCTCAGTGAATCTCCATATGTCAAAGGTATAGTGAGGATTttaaggtatattttttttaactatatgtGAATGTGTCAAGACTAATTGGGAGGTTTATGTGCTTGTTTTTGCAGAAAGCAGAAAGGAAGTTTATCGTAGGTCTTATGTCTCTCACACATAATGTCCAAAGCGCAATTCAAATGCATGGCAATTTATCACAGAGTGCAAAGGGTCCTGCTGAGTTGTTAACAGGATGCTTTAATGGCTTTAAGGTATGTCATGTTCTTCTTCACACCTTTTCTTATTCTTCTctacctttttcttttgaattttgggAAGAATTGCCATGTGACATGTGCTATTTACCTGCAACATTATCCAATGTAGTGGATTACTAGCTTTCCAGCATTGCCTGGGGAGAGGATAAGAACATAACTCTATACAAAAGCTAATTGCCACAATATTAGTCTTATAAGGATAAGAACATAACTCTACAAAAGCTAATCGCCAACTTGTTGAATATAAGAGATACGAGTAGGtgtgttttgtttgctttcaccATTATTGTTTTGCTTTGGTTTCTGCATCAATATTTGAAGTTTGAATATTGAACTCACCCTAGAATCTGTGTTTAGCTTTCTTGTAGCAATGGGTGATATTTCCTCGAGGAAAAAAGAGATGAAGTGAACAAGGAATCCAAGCTTCTACTTGATTACACCAGAAAGGTCATAGCCAGGCTAACCTATTTAAAAAGGtaaattttcaaatgttttaactTTAACAGggatttaaatttcaattgtcaaaattgcagaaaattgcaatttcaattttcaaatgatttaacttaaaaaaggaTTTAAATCTATACAATATCAATTAGGATTTATCAGctaataaatgataattcaTATTCGAAGTTGGGAGAATATTGCAGCCAATTATAACTAATATCAGCTGCTATTTTTTTCTAGTATAAATTAGCTGCAATGTCACATCATGTTCCTTATGGTCTCTAcgtatttgtaattaaaattcattcttATGCATCCAATGTGTAAAAGTATTATCTAATTTCTGTGAAGTCTGATTGATATGGCATCCTACTCTGTACTAACTTTTTTCTTATGATATGGTAATTTGATGGATTAAGCTCATTATGCAAGATCATGTAGGGATGCAAATCCAGAGGTATTAAACTTTGTGGGCCACTTGCTGCAACAGGAATGATTGCTGCATGGACCTCTAAATGCCTTCCTAATTATCAAAGAGAGAAGTATGATGCATGGACCTCTAGTCATAGTGAGCAGGTAAGTAATGCCTCTTGTGTCCTATAAGTTGGATTTATTGCACTATACTTGAATTTTTCAAACCCACAGGCTTTGGAAACTGTGTTGATGAAAagagatataatatatataatttgaaatgtTCAAGAGAAAGAATGAATAGTATTTGTTTTAAAGAAAGAAACTGTGTTGATGAGATTGAAACGGTTAAAATTAATGACGATGTTTGAGAAAGAATGAATAGTATCTATTTTAGAGAATGAAACGCAAAAAAAGAGGCATATCAGAATCGAAGTGGAGTCTTTGTGAGGAAAGCTCCTCACAAGCGGGAGAAAAGTCATTCCAAGGAGCTTTTTAAAAATCTCCTTGtttctaaaatttcttttttaaaaataaggtctttatatttttaagacttCTTTTCATAAAGCATGTTTAACTCAACTTCTCTTTTtaaggagaagagaaaaaaaaacggGACCAAATACTACTGAAGTGTGATGTATTAGCGATGCTTATAACATTTTTGTATTATAGTAGTAGTTATTTATTGTGAGacactttttataaaatagtcaTTCCATACTGTGCACATATTTccatttataaaattatgtctGAGTTGTTTTTGGACAGCTTAATGCTTATCACAAACTAGTACtccatatgttttttttccttttgctcaCTACAATGGATTTCATTTATGGCATGAGTATTTTAGGTTATTATTCGAGCTCCATTCTGGGTTAGTTACCCAGAAATGGCAAGGTTGGCTCATGCATCACCTGTGATCCTTCCAACCTTAATATTTCGTAATTTTCTAAGGTTAGTTTGTAATGTTCTATATCTGATAGTTTGTAAGGTTAGTTTATACGTGATGATACTGTTTTTGTGAAGATAATTCTTTTTGGAAAATTCtacttttttattaactaaactaaaaaaaaaacattttacatttattttataaaaattatatggcTTAAATTCCTATTACAATTAAGAATATTTGACTAGATTTATTTTTGGAATCACcagaatatttattttactcaAACCAAACTTGtaaattttgtgtatttaaatagttattttaattttatggacTTGCTCTCTGTTGTTAACTTGTTTGCTCACTTTTTGATGTCTAAGGTGATAAAGTATATATTTTGTGTAATGGGTCTGTTTTGGTCTCTTGGTTATCATGCATGTCTTGAATTCTGCTAATTCAGACTTCCTTTGaacgtttgaactttgaagtctctGTTTTGTGTGATGGGTGTGTTTTGTTCTTGGTGATGCTTTGAATTGTGAAAGCTGAAGAAGTGGTGTTGTTATTAGTCTTTGTTTGTTACCAGTTCTTAACTATGTTTCCCCTGCCACTAAATCTTCCCCCCAATGATATTGAATTTAGTAATTACTAGtttgtagaaatattttttaatgaaatgattATGCCACCAATTTTTATGTCATCATAACTCTTGCTatccaaaagcaaaaaaaaaattaataattctacATCAATTTAGGCCACACCCGATGTAGAATGctgaacattctacatcggttattaggaCAATCGATGTTGAATGCTTCATTGTGGGTAAGAATCTACAACGGTTCAAGACACACCCGATGTAGAATGCTGacaattctacatcggttattaggacaaccgatgtagaaatccAATATTCTAAGACGGGTCTAAAGACCAAGCCGTCTTAGAATGGGTAgacttctacatcggttgtcctaataaccgatgtagaatgtcaaAATTCCACAGCGGTCGCTCAACCGTTGTAGTAAGACAATGGACTTTCAACATCGCCGGTTACAATGACGCGTCAAAACTGATGTAGAAAGGCTTCTTTAACCGTTGTAGAATGTCCTATTTGTAGTAGTGTCGTCAGTCACCAGGAACCTATTGCACCCTCCATTGCCTTAATGGTGCATTGCCTGTTGAGGAAGCACTTGGTTTTTATGTAAGGTATGTTCAATCCCTTTTGTATAATGCAAAACCTTGGGGAGGTGATAGTCCCATCCCGTAAAAAACATGGTTAGTGAGGGGAAACCTAGAAGAAAAAGATTCTCtccatttttgaaaaaattgggtGAGATTTTACCCCtttaatgtaaatatttaataactttaatgtataaaagatttaaacaaaaaaatgcatCAATATATAGTGGTTATACCTTTGGTCTTGGGATTGAGTTGATTCTCCAAACCTAAAGCGAAGCTACTCCTTGTGGCTTCCAAAAGTAAACTATATGCGCACCCAAATGACAGTCAGTGAGTAGTATAGAGAAATCGGAGACAATGATGCCTCAAATGGGAGACGATGGAAAATATGGAAACGTAAAATTCCTAGAGTTTTTGGGCAACAAATGTGCCATCATAGATTCTCATTTTTTTGTGGAGACTTCTCTTTGACCGTTTGCCTACAcgttttcaactttcaaaaagAGGCTTTCACTCGGATAGTAATCAGTGCGTCTTTTGCAATCAATTTGTTGAATACATCAatcatctttttcttcattgtAATTTCACCTCCAACATGTGGTATGTTATCTTTGCTTGGTTAGGTGTTGTGATGCTGTTGCTGCAAGATATCCAGACTCTTTATGATCAAGTGTGGAAGTGTTTTAGGGACAAGAAAGTTAAGAGGCTAAAGCATCTGTTTTGGCATGCAAGTTGCCGGTGCATATGTAACATGAGAAACAACACCATTATCAGAAATAGTACCTTTGCAGAACCTATGGGTTGCATTCAACAAATCAAATCTATCTTGTGGCAGTGGTTGTTATGGGTTGCATTCAACAAATCAAATCTATCTTGTGGCAGTGGTTGTTATACAAAAGAGGTGTTAAGCCACCAGGAGTTTTCTAATTAAccaaataattttgattgatcgTACTAGTATGTCAGCATCCATTGAGTTTCAATTTAATCACTATTTTGATGTGCATATGGAATATACTCTGGCAAAATACCAACACAAAGCATTAATTGACATTTGCATCCAACATAGTCTGTAcacctttttctcttctttttcaagaaaattaaattatcttatGTGAGAGGGTAATAATATTTGATGTATCAATTTACTTAAAATTCTTTCGGCTTAACTAGTAGTATCAAGTTTAACTTTTAGGTATACAAATAAGTTGAAAGCTTAGAGGAAAGTTTTTGTCGTGCATAGCGTATGTGGTCCATCCGTACTCATACAAACTTTGTCTCTGGTAGAGATGTCCTAGATtagtacaaaaaaatattaatttgttcttTCCACAATTAGcaactattattttttacttgttactgatttatttattaatatcaaatatatttatgtaataaaaaagtaaatattggcataaagttttatttatttattttataatagccAAAAATCATTTCTTATATAGCTACCAACcaaaattttaagtgattaaactattttttttatagcagCAAATTCAATTGTATTCCATTGCAATAAAGTTGGAGATACAAACTAAACCAAAAATAGCTTTTACTGGCTAGAAATTGTTATACCATTTACTGGCAATAAGAAACAGATACGAAAGGAATTACTGCTATTAGACTTTGGCCATCTTATCCTGGTCTGTAAAGAGTTTTCCGGCCATAATACTGAATGCTGGCAAGGCCACTTTTGTTGTCGGAAAAACTATGTATGTTTACTGGCAATACTGATAACCATTAAAAATGGCTTTCCAAATTCCAGCTGTGTCCATAAAAACTACAgtcttatacttttttttctttaatcttaAGCATACATATTatctatacacacacacacgcacacacacattatacttatttttttttctttaatcttaAGCATACATATTATCTATACACACACGcgcgcgcacacacacacacgcacacgcacacgcacacgcacacacacaccaaCTCTATCAAATTTGAGAATCATGTCGAAATCAAtgtaaatttcttttcattgtataaaaaaatacattattccAGCAAACACAACTGAGTTTCGATCTAGTTAACATCTCAACtacataataatatatcaaCAGAGTCATTGCAAAGTTCACCAaactcaaaatataaatattttcttagatATCCCAGCTGAAGCAAAGTAATCTGCATTCTAATCAAAGCTTAGAGAGCAAATTACATTTGTAAGATTATTAAAATCAACATTTCTTAGTACACCCTGCACTTTAAACTTGCAATAACGTGCATAATTTCGCAAACCATCGAAGAATGTAACTTAAGTATCTTAGGTTGTTCTTCACTTTTTTGGGCCACATACCAATTCTCACGATTTCCAGCGTGAATTGAAGCATTTGTTTTAGAAAGCACTTGATTTTTTCTACCAGTTTGAAGGCATTGTTCTGCTTCTGCACTTCAAACAAATCTGATTTTGCATCTTCTTGGTCAATATTTGATGACAATTCCTCACTAAACAATTCTTGCAATCCATTAATCAAATTCAGATTGAAGGATTTCTCTATTATGCAACTGAAGTTATAACTTTAGGGAATGATAGCAATAGAGTATAATTTATCATGCATGTCATCATGACCAACTTGTTTAATACAACAAAACTAATTTTCTACACTAAGTGTAAACTACTTCCACATTAATGCGTTatggtattataatattaatttatgaagcaattgtaaattcaaatttatggAGAAACTTACATCTGATGCCCCAACTATCAAATTAGGAGGAATTGATACCTCAATAAATTCTTGATTAATAATAGCACCATCCTTGCCTCCAATTGCAGACGTAACACCTGAAAAATGAGAATTAGTCCCTCCATGGTCCAATGTATAAATAGTTCTTCCTCATTCCTAGAAAGGGAACGGATGCATAAGggagtgtttggtttggttattttttgttttcattttcactggaaatagaaaatggtgatggaaatgtgtttggttggatttctgttttcattttcaatgaaaatatttttccaaaggAACCAAAAATgggaaacaataaaatctcgtttTTAGTTGAAACCAGAAAcctcattttgggtaaaatgaaaacaCAGTGGCAAATAATgcaattttaagcaaatctaaaaatacatttccttttgaaaacgcattttcagtgtttttatttcttgaaagcagaaaacaagaagtcaaaccaaacatgttttcagaattctaatcttttgaaaatgaaaacagttttcagaaaataaaaatagaaaataaaaatgcaaaccaaacacatcCTAAGATTTCACaaagattttaaattgaattgttGGGACCTTTGAATGGATCCAAACCAGGGGAGATTATTGGAACAACAGCAATGAATTCAATTAGAACAGATATGGAAGAGTACATACCTATGTAAATGTGTATGATGATTTTACTACTATTAGATTTAAACACATGATTAATGAAGCTTAGCCTTGAGGTTTCCCGCCAGAGAAGAGGAGAATCTCCTGTCACCAAAAGGAGTGAATAGAATAACTAGAACTACGTTGgttcacaaaaaaaatcaaggtTCCTAAACATTAGGTCtgagtattaaaaaattaagctaTACTGATCAATTAAACAACAAGTTGATTAGTAATTAACAATGAGATTTGAAAGAATCATAATTTAATCTACATCCATGATCAATGACATTAAAATTCATGACAACTAAATCAAAATGGAATCGAGCACAATTGGAATTTTGCAATTAGATCGAGGAATGAAGAAAGAAACATAAAGAAAACGGATCGGGACTACTTGTTCGATGGTTAATTCAGCTTGGTCAATGACATTAGGGAACCCTAGAACTCACGAAGTTCACTCGAGATTGCAATTTGGAACTGCGAATAAAGAAGTAAAGTTGAATGAAATGAATGCAAGTGATAAAAAGTGAGATCGATggatcaaaaataaatttaacattcATGAATCAGGACATGCAAGGAAGctttgagagaaaagagaaagcaCTTGAAAACCTCGTTGTGTCCAATGAGGTTAATCTTCTCCTTCTTGAAAACCACGCGTTGAAATCAAGCAATGTGGGAGACTTGAAGCTGATGGGGATTAGAACGATGCAAGTGTCGAGGTCGGAGCCACTGATGGCGACGCACCAGAAAAGCCTTAGGAATTTGAAGGCGGCAAAGAAGGAGATTGAAAAGCAAGGTTGGTGGTGAAAAGGGTTTCTGAGGCGTCAAAGATTAGTGAAGAGGGTTTTCACGGTGCAGTGAatagtgaaaaaaaagaagtttgaaCTAAATCGTGAAAACTGAATTTCAGAGGGTAATGAAATAAGCCAGTTTGAGTTAGTGACTTTATTTTTGTGACTAGAGTTAGTGACTTGGTGCCTTAACGAAGAGCTGGAAAAATTAGTGACTTATGGCTTTAACGgcgataaatatttattagccAGAAAAACATTAGATTAAACAATAATATACTGGCAATTAATTCATTGTTGGTAAATAATAGTCGCTAAAAGCAACTTTAGTAGAAGTGTACATTGTGGCACACATTAGAAAAATTGACTGCTACGATTACTgatagaaattctagctaaagaATATTGAGCCACCTAATTTGCAAGCCTTCTAACAAATTGAAGTTTAAAGCCAAGATTATTAGCTCCAAGAATAtatctaatatgattaatgatAACCCCACATTCAGAAACATTCTCTTCTGCTTAATTGATGTTATCCACCTGTAGCTTGCAATCTGTTTCAAAGATAACATATTGGTATCCAATTCAGCAAATAAACCACAGCGTAGATTTTAAAAGACCAAAAGCTTCCCCCTCATGCGCATCCATAAAAAAAGAATCCAGCCAGTCTTAGCTAATAGAAAATATGTTACCATAGATTAAGACTGAGTAATTTGTAAAACATATCTACCTAAAGAGTTTAAGCAAGGATTTTGCTAACcagatcaaaataataaataagttatatGTTTCAGACACATTCACCACAGTGATGatttcttaaaaacaaaaatccatCTATCAAAGCCAAATAAGAAAACACCTACAATAAACCATAAAAACAAGTGTCAATATCTTTACATTAGTGAACAGTTGTAGCCTTCATATGAGTATCCATATTAGGGAAAATCTAgttgggtattttttttattttataattattttttatgtcaagagactcttaaatatttatatttaatttaaatttaatgtataaaacttttaaatttcatttgatatcaaatctttcttattttttttaatttgattgtataaaaaataaaaattttaaactatcATATATTCTATTTATATTACAATAATCCATATTTTTATATGTGAATTGCCCAGGTAACCATTCTAGGATTAAACGATTTtggtaatcattttttttatagtcatAGACTTCTAGAAGTTAATAGAGTATTCCATAGTATCTATATATGAAAAGAAAGTATCCAACAGAGTTTATTGGCTAAAATTCCATAGcctaaaaagtaatatttttttttataaaattgatagttgtaacttgtaagagtaattataagataaatatatttaagttcatTCATTTTATTGACCTAAAATTTTAGATGCGCTGATAAAAAATAGGACAACTTTATAATATCATATATTAGGTTTGCTTCGTTACTTTTGCTTCCGAGCATATAAACCTTGACATTAAATCATgtccaagaaaaaagaaataattaatgaaatcatatttttcaaaactcatatgagataaaattcataaaaaaaattcaattttgatataaatgctaaccattttttaaaaatatatatataattaatatttattctagaaatattaaaaaagtttatattactACATTTATTTTCCTAATTACAAAATACATATGACCACTAACAaatgtgttgattttaatttcttttaatggccttaatttattgtgaaaaatattaatgaaatataCATCATTTCTTATGAAAGTGAATGCATTTATTTAGTaacaatataattcaaattcattggttcaaaaaattattaatatcattATATCTAACCActatttaaactaattaattatatgtatattttcggaatgaaatttaaacttatgataatattaattaaaacaaactaatttaactaattttatttgtttagatGAATTAAgcatttgtttcttatatataaaaatgagaatAGTATTGTTAGTTATTAATACaaataatgtttaatttaatcattttaataatattattaatattatttgtctattttttatgatttagcAAATCACATtggataataaaataatttccaatAAATATTTTCGCACACTTTGTATCAGATATTGTTATATTCGagagattttttattatttatttcatcaatCTTTGTTATATAAGCACAATTGAGTCAAATTGTAAGAGATTTATTAGAgagatgttttattatttatttgtactTACAATATACAGTAGAAGATCTATGTTTGCATCTTGAATTAGCGTCAGCGGTTAGTTTTTTATAAGGACAACTAAAGAAAGGAtcgaatttaaaaataaataaaagttgaaaaactcaataaaaaaaaattagggaagtaattgaaaatttgataaaGCAACCACGAATGAATTTAacctattttatatatgttacgCTTTTGGGCCAAAGTTGGGTCCAAATACATACAAAGCCCTCAAAGCATAATCTCACTCGTATTAG comes from Glycine soja cultivar W05 chromosome 20, ASM419377v2, whole genome shotgun sequence and encodes:
- the LOC114402037 gene encoding uncharacterized protein LOC114402037, which gives rise to MERFMIIRHIRLDRSHFSIFTSLEVYGVEMGRSVLNAKSKSIQPRTISTASFQTLKFVPFSIGIEFTWAVTFAALQPSMLLQEVGVVVSVLLGFAPPSTFFAASSSKVLEIIHDVLFLLEVNGINAHGKIVQDNPMFGNSFWSTNLDKVAIEFPDETDVSVVSLDEQLEDWTDKEISDFSSLIGGSYAPDALEPLNGVLTIPLTNGASVNLHMSKKAERKFIVGLMSLTHNVQSAIQMHGNLSQSAKGPAELLTGCFNGFKGCKSRGIKLCGPLAATGMIAAWTSKCLPNYQREKYDAWTSSHSEQVIIRAPFWVSYPEMARLAHASPVILPTLIFRNFLRCCDAVAARYPDSL